From a single Pasteurella atlantica genomic region:
- a CDS encoding chorismate--pyruvate lyase family protein: protein MNNNYQNILSNLYFEENNKHLLSKKHKDWLLYQHSLTLKLQQYYTNITVKVISQKWVSDTNFDIPIWQRDILLMGDNTEIIFARTTLPQATINNVAHDILTLGNKSIGLWLFPQNPERTHLEWTQDPETELYARRSTLLLKGYPLEITELFLENFTFPIN from the coding sequence ATGAATAATAATTATCAAAATATACTTTCCAATCTTTATTTTGAAGAAAATAATAAACATTTATTATCAAAAAAACACAAAGACTGGTTATTATATCAACATTCTCTCACACTCAAATTACAGCAATACTATACCAATATCACCGTAAAAGTAATTTCTCAAAAATGGGTATCTGATACCAATTTCGATATCCCGATCTGGCAACGTGATATTTTATTAATGGGAGATAACACGGAAATTATTTTTGCTCGTACAACCTTACCACAAGCAACCATTAATAATGTTGCTCACGATATTTTAACTTTAGGTAACAAATCCATTGGCTTATGGTTATTTCCCCAAAATCCTGAACGTACCCACTTAGAATGGACACAAGATCCTGAGACCGAATTATATGCTCGCCGTTCAACATTACTTCTGAAGGGCTATCCGTTAGAAATTACAGAACTATTTTTAGAAAATTTTACTTTTCCAATAAATTAG